gaaaaaggactggtgattgggaatacctggttcaaaaagcgagatatacataagtatacgtatgtaagtaggagagatggccagagagcgttattggattacgtgttaattgacaggcgcgcgaaagagagacttttggatgtacatgtgctgagaggtgcaactggagggatgtctgatcattatcgtgtggaggccaaggtgaagatttgtatgggttttcaaaaaagaagagtgaatgttggggtgaagagggtggtgagagtaagtgagcttgggaaggaaactttcgtgaggaagtaccaggagagactgagtgcagaatggaaaaaggtgagaacaatggaagtaaggggagtgggggaggaatgggatgtatttagggaatctgtgatggattgcacaaaagatgcttgtggcatgagaagagtgggaggtgggttgattagagagggtagtgagtggtgggatgaagaagtaagattattagtgaaagagaagagagaggcatttggacgatttttgcagggaaatgatgcaaatgagtgggagatgtataaaagaaagagacaggaggtcaagagaaaggtgcaagaggtgaaaaagagggcaaatgagacttggggtgagagagtatcattagattttagggagaataaaaagatgttctggaaggaggtaaataaagtgcgtaagacaagggagcaaatgggaacttcagtgaagggcgcaaatggggaggtgataacaagtagtggtgatgtgagaaggagatggagtgagtattttgaaggtgtgttgaatgtgtttgatgatagagtggcagatatagggtgttttggccgaggtggtgagcaaagtgagagggttagggaaaatgatttggtaaacagagaagaggtagtaaaagctttgcgcaagatgaaagccggcaaggcagcaggtttggatggtattgcagtggaatttattaaaaaaggggatgactgtattgttgacttgttggtaaggttatttaatgtatgtatgactcatggtgaggtgcctgaggattggcggaatgcgtgcatagtgccattgtacaaaggcaaaggggataagagtgagtgctcaaattacagaagtataagtttgttgagtattcctggtaaattatatggaagggtgttgattgagagggtgaaggcatgtacagagcatcagattggggaagagaagtgtggtttcagaagtggtagaggatgtgtggatcaggtgtttgctttgaagaatgtatgtgagaaatacttagaaaagcaaatggatttgtatgtagcatttatggatctggagaaggcatatgatagagttgatagagatgctctgtggaaggtattaagaatatatggtgtgggaggcaagttgttagaagcagtgaaaagtttttatcgaggatgtaaggcatgtgttcgtgtaggaagagaggaaagtgattggttctcagtgaatgtaggtttgcggcaggggtgtgtgatgtctccatggtcgtttaatttgtttatggttggggttgttagggaggtgaatgcaagagttttggaaagaggggcaagtatgaagactgttgtggatgagagagcttgggaagtgagtcagttgttgttcgctgatgatacagcgctggtggctgattcatgtgagaaactgcagaagctggtgactgagtttggtaaagtgtgtgaaagaagaaagttaagagtaaatgtgaataagagcaaggtacagtagggttgagggtcaagtcaactgggaggtaagtttgaatggagaaaaactggaggaagtaaagtgttttagatatctgggagtggatctggcagcggatggaaccatggaagcggaagtgaatcatagggtaggggagggggcgaaaatcctgggagcattgaagaatgtgtgtaagtcgagaacattatctcggaaagcaaaaatgggtgtttgaaggaatagtggttccaacaatgttgtatggttgcgaggcgtgggctatggatagagttgtgcgcaggagggtggatgtgctggaaatgagatgtttgagggcagtgtgtggtgtgaggtggtttgatcgagtaagtaatgtaagggtaagagaggtgtgtggaaataaaaagagcgtggttgagagagcagaagagggtattttgaaatggtttgggcacatggagagattgagtgaggaaagattgaccaagagtatatatatgtgtcggaggtggagggaacgaggagaagtgggagaccaaattggaggtggaaagatggagtgaaaaagattttgagtgatcggggcctgaacatgcaggagggtgaaaggcgggcaaggcatagagtgaattggatcgatgtggtatactctcatttgccctctttttcacctcatgcacctttctcttgacctcctgtctctttattttatgcataaatatataaatatatatatatatatatgtatttgtatatatatatatatatatatatatatatatatatatatatatatatatatatatatatatatatatatatgtatatatatatatatatatatatatatatatatatatatatatatatatatatatatatatatatatatatatatatatatatatatatatacatatatatatatatatatatatatatatatatatatatatatatatatatatatatatatatatatatatatatatatatatatatatatatgtatatatatatatatatatatatatatatatatatatatatatatatatatatatatatatatatatatacatatatatatatatatatatatatatatatatatatatatatatatatatatatatatatatatatatatatatatatatatatatatatatatatatatatatatatatatatatatatatacataagttatcAATTCTAAAAATCGTAGGCGATATCTGAGTTCATATTCTTCAAACCCCCTTCTCGGAATATCTTCTTGTCTTTTTTCTATATGGATTTTTAGGTGAAAAGATAACATACAGTGTTGGAATTTCGGctctttatatacatatcatgCATAAAAAAGGCATCTGTATATTCACAAACGTTTAACTACCTCAAATGATACCTAGCCAGTCTCCTTGAAAGTTCTCATAATAGTATTAAGGAATCGTATCGTTTTACATTCTAAGTAGGATAAGTTCATCTTCCGTGACTCGTAACATACCTGAGTGATAAAAATGTTTACCTTTTCTCCGACACGATCTAGGATCCTAGAAAATATATGACTACATTTGTATCATAGCAAAATCTGTAATAGAGCTAAAACTCCGATTTTCGTGAATAATGTTCCTTGGCAAGTTCTTAATCATATCACTTAATTTCTTTTGATTTCTAAACATTTCTTATTGATGGTGAATATGTTCACCGTAGTTGTAGACCTTGACGATGGCCTCCTTGAAGTTGGGGATCTCGCGGAAGACACGTTCGTCAGGGACGCGACGGTCCAGTGGGTAGCCGAGGGGCTTCCTGTCAGGGGAAACTCCCTTGACGCCCAAATGGTGGTACTTGGTCATTGTGGGAAGGCCTTCAATGGCTGCGTCAGCAGCACCGTcggtcacagccaccaccagcatgaaCTCCACACCAGCTTCGTTGCCCTTGGGTATGAGCAACCTGTTGGGCAGACCAGTGGCGCTCTCGAACTGTTCAAGATGCAGTTCAGTGCCACCAGCAAGGGCCTCCTCAGTCATAGCCATCAGAGTCTTCATGCTTGGCACGTCAGGTACCGTCACTGAGGCTTCAGCGGACTTCCGGACGATGTGGTTCTCGCCAGGGGCCACTGttagtaaatgaaaaagaaatatcttgcTATATTAATTGAATAAGCTAATATACAATCATGTCATCATAGATTAAATATACCATGACAAATATAGCTTTACCCTCAGTTACATCatagattttcattttctattttctacgATAATCACAAACTATATCTAGAAATGAAGACATTCTCTACAATTTGAGAGTAAAGGATCTTTTATACTTACGTTTTTTCCAGGACTTGTCTAGTTCGATAGCATGCCAACGACCCTCATCGAATGAAAGCTCAGCACCGTTAGCGTCACGAAGTGGCCAGGCCATGATGCGCACTGTGGCCAAGACTTCTGCCTCATTGTTGTTGACAATATCAATATTGACGGAGAAATCTTTGTGCCTCAGACGTGGCATCATTGCTTTAATTTCTACTTCTGCTTCCGCTCTATCTTCGAAAAGATTGGGAAGGATGATTTCATAGTCTTCCAAGTAGGTCTCCAATGGACCATCAATGGCTATGTTGCTAATGGCCACACCAGGGAGCACAAGTTCTTCTTTAGTATAAGGTGGAAGACTATCTTTATGCTTTCTGAAGAGGTTGTCGATGCGCTTGTGCAGTTTATAGAAGCTGGGATCCCTAGTAGCACCCATGTAGTGCTCCATGACATTGGGAGGCATGCCGTACTTTCCGTGGGGATCAGCCTGACGGGCAATCACCTTGTGAGCCATATTGTTCAGAGAGCCGTAGTATTCAGGGTTGGGGCTGTAAAGAGAGGACTCAATCACATCACCCAAGATAGCAACACCGCGTTCATTCCTAATATCTATGATGGACCCATCCTTGCCAATGATGTATCCATGGTCAATGGCATCGCGGATGCGGCTCTCAAGCTGCACCAACTCACGAATCATGGGTAGACCATCTACATCCACAAGCATGACGTCGTCGGGACGGGATGGGAATGCCACACCATTTTTGTATGAAATCTGAGGAGCGTATCCCTCTTTCAGTGGTTTATCCTCCCGTATTGGCTCGGAAATTTTCAGGTGGTTGGAAATGCGTTCGGCGTCGAAGCGGTTCGTTAGCTGGTGATGTATCCAGAAGAAGATCTCACCCTTACGCTCAATGTGACGGCCGTAGGTGTCTTTCCACCAGAAGGGATATTCCATATGCCAGTTCACGTAGTGGGAACTGAGACCAATATCCTCAGCGAAGTAAGCAACTTTCTGCTCAGGGTTCTTCTTGGTAGTTCTGAAGCCCATTTTGATCATGGCTGGTGTGCCAGTCATCTTGGCTTTATACGCATCCATCATGACTCTAGAATCAATGAAGAAGTGTGGCACGATCTCATAGACGGGTGGCAGCACAAGGTGCTCACCGAGCGGAGAGTGCTTGGCAGCTGCGTACCCAGCATAGATAAACTCTCCCTCGTTCATTCTCTCACGGAAATAGGCAGCATTAGCAACAGCAGTATCCCAGTCCTGGCACTGCATGAAAACCTCAAAGAGCATGAGTGCTTCCTCACGGTCGCGGGTGGTGAGAGCTGTCACAACACGTCCTTTCTTCTGAAGCCTCTCAGCCCTCAGTTCTCCCATCAGTTTATGAACGGCGGCTCCACCGTCAGCGTAGCGGGAAACATCAGCCTCTGGGTCAAAGGTGTCTGCcaatgccttcaacctctcatccCGCAAAGGCTCGAACACCTTGTAGAGTAGATAATTGATGTCACGCTGCCTCTGGGCTAAAGCCACTCCTGAAACATACAAATAAAAGCTTCAGAATGAATGTCTTACTATTTCTTTCTTAAATTGAATCTATATACATAAGAAATGTTGAGAGATTAATCTTATTCTAGCTTCGCAGGTTAGAGTTCACAAACTTATACGGATTTTGACTAAACTCTTCACAGCATTTCTGTTGGTGAAAGGTTATAATAATCGTTCCATGAATTTATCATGATCAGCATTTATACTTGCTTCACTCGCTACGCAACAGTTGCTATCAGTAATTTCATTCATCATAATCACGAAACTACAATCCCCTAGTGTGGTTTCCAGTTATTGGAAGTCACTGAATGTAAACAAATATACAAACCAGCCGCAGCAGCTTCATCTCCCTGGTAACCAGCAAGATCTTTCAAGCCGAGTTCGGGCAAGGCAGCGGCCGCAGCCACCAAAGCGAACAACACCAAGACCTTCATGCTGATGGTGCCGGTGGAGCATTCGCGCCGCCTTATATACCACACAAGTCCTCAACGCCGTCCAATCGCCTTGGGTCTTCCAAGATAACAGTAGTTATGTCACCTCTTTCCGTCGCCTCACTTCATACACCGATGACCTCTCCTTATCTAGTATCAAGACCTTTAGTTGTTGTTTGGCATATGTTACCAACAGACTTAGATACATTATTAACCCAATACTTTTATTACAAAAAGGAACCTTTGTAGATTCCTGAATAAACCAGTAAATGTGCCTTTGAACAGATGTTTCTGGGCTTGCACAATTTTCTCTCAATCACGGAATTCGATGAAAATATAGTAAGACTCAATAGAATTTGCATTTTTGAGCCAAAAGCTGCTGAGCTAAGGCGTATGGAACAGTAAATTGTTTTCACTATTTCGAGGAAATTAGTGTAATACTGATAGATATAACTGATAAGCCTGAAAGTCAAGTCAGTTTTTTACATCTGAATAAACCATACTCATGAGTTATAGGTGACCCTGTAACTGATATCTTATTGGCTAAGACATTTTGTCAAGTAGAAGCGCAGAGTTTGCTTTATATCAGCGTCTAAGAATGTTTACCATACCCATTATCTTGCTTCAAAATCTAATTCTGTAATATCAGAGCTGTGCGAAATCAATTTCTAGACAACTTACCTATATTTGATCTAGTGCTTCAGGAGAATCGTTTAGTCACATCAAAGATTATTAACTATTGTT
The sequence above is a segment of the Panulirus ornatus isolate Po-2019 chromosome 23, ASM3632096v1, whole genome shotgun sequence genome. Coding sequences within it:
- the LOC139756842 gene encoding pseudohemocyanin-1-like — encoded protein: MKVLVLFALVAAAAALPELGLKDLAGYQGDEAAAAGVALAQRQRDINYLLYKVFEPLRDERLKALADTFDPEADVSRYADGGAAVHKLMGELRAERLQKKGRVVTALTTRDREEALMLFEVFMQCQDWDTAVANAAYFRERMNEGEFIYAGYAAAKHSPLGEHLVLPPVYEIVPHFFIDSRVMMDAYKAKMTGTPAMIKMGFRTTKKNPEQKVAYFAEDIGLSSHYVNWHMEYPFWWKDTYGRHIERKGEIFFWIHHQLTNRFDAERISNHLKISEPIREDKPLKEGYAPQISYKNGVAFPSRPDDVMLVDVDGLPMIRELVQLESRIRDAIDHGYIIGKDGSIIDIRNERGVAILGDVIESSLYSPNPEYYGSLNNMAHKVIARQADPHGKYGMPPNVMEHYMGATRDPSFYKLHKRIDNLFRKHKDSLPPYTKEELVLPGVAISNIAIDGPLETYLEDYEIILPNLFEDRAEAEVEIKAMMPRLRHKDFSVNIDIVNNNEAEVLATVRIMAWPLRDANGAELSFDEGRWHAIELDKSWKKLAPGENHIVRKSAEASVTVPDVPSMKTLMAMTEEALAGGTELHLEQFESATGLPNRLLIPKGNEAGVEFMLVVAVTDGAADAAIEGLPTMTKYHHLGVKGVSPDRKPLGYPLDRRVPDERVFREIPNFKEAIVKVYNYGEHIHHQ